Below is a genomic region from Burkholderia pyrrocinia.
GCGAACGCGCGTCACGTAGCGCTGCAGCCACGTGCGCGCACGGCTTTGCCGACGTTCGAGGTTGAACAGCGCGACGCCGGACCCGTCGACCGCACCCGCATCGCGGCCCGCGAGCAACGGCGACAGGCGCCGCACCCGCTCGCGAATGCGCTGCGCCGGCGTGTGGCGCGCGCGATCGAGCAGCGACGACAGCGCGAGCCCGGTCGCGAGGATCACGACGAACGCGCCCGCCGCGAACAGGTCGGCGGCCTTCATTGCCGGAACACCTCGGTGAGCGCATCCTCGACGCCGTAATACGCGGCGCGCGCCGAGAACGCCGGCCGCAGCGACGACGCGTCGAACACGCCCTTGACCGCGTCGCGCGTCGTGTCGCCTTCCTGGCGGAACGCGAACAGGTCCTGCGTGATGACCACCTCGCCCTCCATCCCGACGATCTCGGTGATCCGCGTGACGCGCCGCACGCCGTCGCGCATCCGCTCGACCTGCACGAACAGGTGCACTGCGCTCGCGATCTGGCGCCGGATCGACAGCAGCTGCAGGTTCGCGTTCGCCATCATGACCATGCTCTCGAGCCGGCTGATCGCGTCGCGCGGCGAGTTCGCATGGATCGTCGTCATCGAGCCGTCGTGGCCGGTGTTCATCGCCTGCAGCACGTCGAACGCCTCCGGGCCGCGAATCTCGCCGAGGATGATGCGGTCGGGCCGCATCCGCAGCGCGTTGCGCACGAGGTCGCGCTGCGAGATGCCGCCGAGCCCCTCGGTATTCTCCGGCCGCGTCTCGAGGCTGACGACGTGCGGCTGCAGCAGCTGCAGCTCGGCCGCGTCCTCGATCGTCACGATCCGTTCGTGCTGCTCGATGTGCTGCGACAACGCATTGAGCAGCGTCGTCTTGCCCGAGCCGGTGCCGCCCGAGATCACGATGTTCAGCCGGCACGAACACGCCACCTTCAGCACCTGCAGCATCGGATGCGAGATGTTGCCCTGATGCACCATCCGCGCGAGCGTGATGTCGCGCTTCGCGAACTTGCGGATCGAGATCGACGGGCCGCGCATCGCGATCGGCGGCAGCACGACGTTCACGCGGCTGCCGTCGGCCAGACGCGCGTCGACCATCGGGCTGCTCTCGTCGACGCGCCGGCCCACCGCCGCCGCGATCCGCTGCGCGACGCTCGTCACGTGCGCGTCGTCGCGAAACTTCAGCGACGTGAGCTCGAGCCGGCCCGCGCGCTCGACGTAGACCTGGTCGGGCCCGTTGACGAGGATGTCGGTGACCGTATCGTCGGCGAGCAGCGGCTCGATCGGCCCGACGCCGAACATGTCGTTCAGGATCGCGTCGACGATCAGCACCTGCTCGCCGGCCGTGATCTTCAGGCGCTCGCGCTCGACCGTGTGCGCCGCCACCTGCTCGATGCCCGCGCGCACTTCGTCGCGGGTCTTCATCAGCGCCGCCGACATGTTCATCGACGCGAACACCGCGGTGCGGATCGCGTCGAACTTGCCGGAGCGGATCAGCGCCTCGTGGGTGTCGGCGGCCGCGGGCGCGCGGGTCGGCGGCGGCGCGGGCGCGACCGCCGGCTCGGGCGCGCGCGGTGCCGCGGGCGAGGCGGCCGGCGCCGGGTCCGGCGGCGGCCGGTTGCGGTTACCGAACGTCACGATCCTTTCCTCCACTTGACGAAGCGCGCATACCACGGTTCGGCGACGGCCATCGGTTCGCCGGTGATGCCGTTCGCGAGCGCCCGGATCCCGTCCAGGAAGCCGCGGCGCTTCGCGCCTTCGATCGGCTCGCCGAGGTTCTCGGCGACCGCCAGCGTCTGCGGCTCGTGCGGCAGCTCGCGCAATGTCGCGCCGCTGAACGCGGTCGCAAAATCGGCCGGCTCGACGCGGCCCGCGACCGGTGCGAGCGGATTGTTCAGCACCATCGACAGCTGCCGCTCGCCCGGCAGCTCCTGCACGAAGCGAGCGAGCCGCGCCGATTCGTACGCCGCGTGCACCGAGCGGTCGGCGACGACGTAGACGAGATCGGACGCCTCGAGCGCATCCTCGAACAGCTTGCCGGCGCCGCTGCCGACGTCGAACAGCACGTAGTGGAAACGGTCCTTCAGCATGTCGACCAGGCGCGCGATCGCCCCGTCGCTCAGCGGCACGTCGGCGCCGTACGCGAGCTCGGCCGACAGCACGTGCAGGCGGTCGCCCTGCGTGACGAACATGCGGTCGAACAGCGCGTCGTCGGGACGCTGCTCCATGTTCAGCAACTCGACCAGCCCGTTGTTGCTGGACAGCCCGAGCATCGAGTTCGCGCCGCCGCCATGCAGGTTCAGGTCGATGTACGCGACGCGGCGGCGCTTCTCGCCCGCGAGGCAGCGCGCGAGGCTCACCGCGATGGTCGTCGTGCCGACGCCGCCGCGTGCGCCGACGAAGCTGACGATCTTGCCGGTGCGCACCTGCACGACCGATTCCGTCGCCGTCAGCGCACGCCGCATCAGTTCGACGGTCAGCGGCTTGACGATGTAGTCCTGCACGCCGATGCCGAGCAGGTTGCGAAACAGCCCGACGTCGTTCTGCGTGCCGATCGCGACGACCCGCACCGACGGATCGCACACGTCGGCGAGCCGTATCAGGTCGGACACCGGCAGCACCGAATCCGACACGTCGATGACCAGTTGGTGCGGCGAA
It encodes:
- a CDS encoding AAA family ATPase, with product MPPMNVLDRQNAKRAASAGATDLVAVVSDPGSEDVIRRVAHDLSIARAHLQTGTCDDAIRLLQQQERSPHQLVIDVSDSVLPVSDLIRLADVCDPSVRVVAIGTQNDVGLFRNLLGIGVQDYIVKPLTVELMRRALTATESVVQVRTGKIVSFVGARGGVGTTTIAVSLARCLAGEKRRRVAYIDLNLHGGGANSMLGLSSNNGLVELLNMEQRPDDALFDRMFVTQGDRLHVLSAELAYGADVPLSDGAIARLVDMLKDRFHYVLFDVGSGAGKLFEDALEASDLVYVVADRSVHAAYESARLARFVQELPGERQLSMVLNNPLAPVAGRVEPADFATAFSGATLRELPHEPQTLAVAENLGEPIEGAKRRGFLDGIRALANGITGEPMAVAEPWYARFVKWRKGS
- a CDS encoding CpaF family protein, translated to MTFGNRNRPPPDPAPAASPAAPRAPEPAVAPAPPPTRAPAAADTHEALIRSGKFDAIRTAVFASMNMSAALMKTRDEVRAGIEQVAAHTVERERLKITAGEQVLIVDAILNDMFGVGPIEPLLADDTVTDILVNGPDQVYVERAGRLELTSLKFRDDAHVTSVAQRIAAAVGRRVDESSPMVDARLADGSRVNVVLPPIAMRGPSISIRKFAKRDITLARMVHQGNISHPMLQVLKVACSCRLNIVISGGTGSGKTTLLNALSQHIEQHERIVTIEDAAELQLLQPHVVSLETRPENTEGLGGISQRDLVRNALRMRPDRIILGEIRGPEAFDVLQAMNTGHDGSMTTIHANSPRDAISRLESMVMMANANLQLLSIRRQIASAVHLFVQVERMRDGVRRVTRITEIVGMEGEVVITQDLFAFRQEGDTTRDAVKGVFDASSLRPAFSARAAYYGVEDALTEVFRQ